The following coding sequences are from one Nitrospirota bacterium window:
- a CDS encoding RrF2 family transcriptional regulator gives MKFSNKSEYAVSAVLDIALNADKGPVHVKSIAKRQAIPMRFLEQVMASLKKAGIVDSIRGSQGGYVLSRLPAMINIAQIVEAIEGPIALMDNGNGTHEERSYQTNTGVIKEVWEDVRKAITDTLSKVSIEDMTRKKREREVTVMYHI, from the coding sequence ATGAAATTTTCAAATAAAAGTGAATATGCAGTTTCAGCCGTGTTAGATATTGCACTGAATGCCGATAAAGGGCCGGTACATGTTAAGTCCATTGCAAAGAGGCAGGCAATACCAATGAGGTTTTTAGAACAGGTTATGGCATCCCTGAAAAAGGCGGGTATTGTAGACAGTATCCGAGGTTCTCAGGGTGGATACGTATTGTCAAGGCTTCCGGCGATGATTAATATTGCCCAGATTGTAGAGGCTATTGAAGGGCCTATTGCACTTATGGATAACGGGAATGGGACGCATGAGGAGAGAAGTTATCAGACAAATACAGGTGTGATAAAGGAAGTGTGGGAAGATGTAAGAAAGGCTATTACTGATACACTGAGTAAAGTTAGTATAGAAGATATGACCAGAAAAAAGAGGGAGCGGGAAGTAACTGTTATG
- a CDS encoding diguanylate cyclase — protein MPLTKNILNIESSIRKIETRTLNSEKSELELILDITKSISSNLDFQDVLKIIVNKVAEYTHANRCSIILIDNQQKYGYVMASHDAPAINHLQIDLKNYPEISRTLETKDAVVVNDINLDPLMNNVRETLNKIKIKSLLVIPIVYHEEIIGTLFLKINKKKHEFTPEEIRFCKVVANSSANAIKNAQFYEQIRLQAKTDGLTKLLNHRSFLEKYQEEIKHSKVSNQPFSILLIDVDNFKSLNDSFGHQYGDAVLHHIGACLKNNIRGIDIAARYGGDEFICLLPETHNDHSVIAANRIMSKIKEQLKNDNIEASVSIGIATYYYHTNDPTILLQLADQAMYLAKYRGGDQIFTFAKNETQDPGWWNKTVSETFQILKTLSRFDDGKEIVSDLTDQLAKMFTGSATSKSPYEVVTSLSSALDARDHYTNGHSERAIEFAKKIAVKLEMSDNQIEELEYLCLLHDIGKIGIPDHILNKPGKLSFEEMEIMKQHPEIGERIIAPLDAMQNLMPLIRHHQEHYDGSGYPDGLKGEAVPLACRILSVVDTFDAMTSDRPYRKALPKESAIAELRRCSGSQFDPVIVEIFIGILEKEVALVKSA, from the coding sequence ATGCCCCTTACGAAAAATATCTTAAATATAGAAAGCAGTATCAGGAAAATAGAAACAAGAACCCTGAATTCAGAGAAGAGTGAGCTTGAACTAATATTAGACATTACCAAAAGCATCTCATCTAATCTTGATTTTCAGGATGTACTAAAAATTATAGTAAATAAGGTTGCCGAATATACCCATGCCAACAGATGCTCTATAATCCTCATTGATAATCAGCAAAAATACGGTTATGTAATGGCATCACATGATGCCCCTGCCATTAATCATTTGCAGATAGATTTAAAAAATTATCCGGAAATTTCCAGGACATTGGAGACTAAAGATGCTGTAGTCGTAAACGACATAAACTTAGACCCATTAATGAACAATGTACGTGAAACCCTTAATAAAATTAAAATTAAATCACTTCTTGTAATACCTATTGTATATCATGAAGAAATAATAGGAACATTATTCTTAAAGATCAATAAAAAGAAGCATGAATTTACTCCTGAAGAGATAAGATTCTGTAAGGTCGTAGCCAACTCATCGGCAAATGCAATCAAAAATGCCCAGTTTTACGAGCAAATAAGATTACAGGCAAAGACTGACGGACTGACCAAACTCCTCAATCACAGGTCTTTTCTTGAGAAGTATCAGGAAGAGATAAAACATTCAAAGGTGAGCAATCAACCGTTTTCAATACTGCTGATAGACGTAGATAATTTTAAGTCGCTTAATGACTCCTTTGGCCATCAGTATGGAGATGCTGTACTTCATCACATAGGTGCCTGTTTGAAAAATAATATAAGGGGCATTGATATAGCAGCACGCTATGGAGGAGATGAGTTTATATGCCTTCTGCCTGAGACACATAATGACCATAGTGTAATAGCTGCAAACAGGATAATGAGTAAGATAAAGGAACAGCTTAAAAATGACAATATAGAAGCAAGTGTCAGCATAGGCATTGCTACATACTATTATCACACTAATGACCCGACAATATTATTACAGCTTGCCGACCAGGCGATGTATCTTGCCAAGTACAGGGGCGGGGACCAGATATTTACATTTGCCAAGAACGAAACTCAGGACCCGGGCTGGTGGAACAAAACTGTGTCTGAAACATTTCAGATACTGAAGACCCTGAGCAGGTTCGATGACGGCAAGGAGATCGTATCAGACTTAACGGACCAGCTTGCAAAGATGTTTACAGGTAGTGCAACTTCAAAATCGCCTTATGAGGTCGTAACTTCACTCAGCAGTGCACTTGATGCAAGGGACCATTATACGAATGGCCATTCCGAACGGGCGATTGAATTCGCAAAGAAGATAGCCGTCAAACTTGAAATGAGCGACAATCAAATAGAGGAGCTTGAGTATCTGTGCCTCCTCCATGACATCGGCAAGATAGGCATACCCGACCATATCCTGAATAAACCTGGTAAACTTTCCTTTGAAGAGATGGAGATTATGAAACAGCATCCTGAAATAGGGGAAAGGATCATTGCACCTCTTGATGCAATGCAAAATCTTATGCCGCTTATCCGTCATCATCAGGAACATTATGATGGTAGTGGATACCCCGATGGTTTAAAAGGAGAGGCCGTACCGCTTGCCTGCCGTATTTTATCTGTTGTGGATACCTTTGATGCAATGACATCAGACAGACCTTACAGAAAGGCCCTGCCCAAAGAATCTGCAATCGCAGAGCTGAGGAGATGTTCGGGCAGTCAGTTCGATCCGGTGAT